Proteins co-encoded in one Ziziphus jujuba cultivar Dongzao chromosome 9, ASM3175591v1 genomic window:
- the LOC107427321 gene encoding lysine histidine transporter-like 8, with translation MGETNEISSAPITPRPVDAASRPPAVAVPPAQYQSGGKDAANTNKTPKSLTPKSRTPRFITPIGSPVRRALRLTRLNPQDAWLPITESQNGNAFYAAFHTLCSGIGIQALVFPVAFTFLGWTWGVICLTVGFIWQLYTLYLLVQLHESPETGIRYCRYMQLSNATFGYKLSKILSSFPILYLSGGSCVAAIIIGGSTAKSFFQIICGATCTAKPLTMVEWYLVFTCIAVVFAQLPNLNSIAGISLIGAITAIGYCTIIWVVSVAKGRLPMVSYNPVRHGSQTEQVFDILNALGMIAFAFRGHNLILEIQSTMPSNEKHPSRVPMWRGVKGAYLIVALCLYPLGIGGYWAYGQMIPEGGMLAAFFGFHRKDLSEFVLGLTSLFVIVNSVCSFQIYGMPMFDDIESQYTRRMKQPCPWWLRAILRVLFGFSCFFVAVAIPFLGSLGGLIGGVSLPVTLAYPCFMWLKIKKPKIYSPIWFLNWVLGIGGMLLSVVLSVAGVYVIIQTGIHANFFKPQ, from the exons ATGGGTGAAACCAATGAAATAAGTTCAGCACCTATAACCCCAAGGCCTGTCGACGCCGCTTCAAGGCCTCCGGCTGTGGCAGTGCCTCCTGCTCAGTATCAATCCGGTGGCAAAGACGCAGCAAACACAAACAAAACACCGAAATCCTTAACACCGAAAAGCCGGACTCCGCGCTTCATTACTCCGATAGGGAGTCCTGTTAGGAGGGCTCTCAGGCTCACAAGGCTTAACCCTCAAGATGCATGGCTTCCAATCACCGAGTCACAAAATGGTAATGCTTTCTACGCTGCTTTTCACACTCTATGCTCTGGAATTGGAATCCAAGCCCTTGTGTTCCCCGTTGCCTTCACATTTCTTGGATG GACATGGGGAGTAATTTGCTTGACAGTGGGATTCATATGGCAACTTTACACCCTATACTTGCTTGTTCAACTCCATGAATCTCCCGAAACTGGCATACGCTACTGCAGATATATGCAACTTTCAAATGCAACTTTTG GATACAAGCTATCAAAAATCTTATCCTCATTTCCAATCTTGTATCTATCCGGTGGGTCATGTGTGGCGGCGATCATCATCGGAGGGTCAACAGCGAAGTCCTTCTTCCAGATTATATGTGGGGCCACATGCACTGCTAAGCCATTGACAATGGTAGAATGGTACTTGGTGTTTACATGTATTGCAGTGGTTTTCGCTCAGCTGCCAAACCTGAACTCCATAGCCGGGATTTCGCTCATCGGAGCTATCACAGCCATTGGATATTGTACGATCATATGGGTGGTTTCCGTGGCAAAGGGGAGGCTTCCTATGGTATCATACAATCCAGTGAGACACGGCTCCCAAACTGAGCAAGTCTTTGATATTCTAAATGCACTTGGAATGATTGCTTTCGCTTTCAGAGGTCACAATCTCATTCTTGAGAttcag TCCACAATGCCATCAAATGAGAAGCACCCATCAAGAGTGCCAATGTGGAGGGGTGTCAAGGGTGCTTATCTAATTGTAGCATTGTGCTTATACCCTCTTGGAATTGGAGGCTACTGGGCGTATGGTCAGATG ATACCAGAAGGGGGAATGCTAGCAGCATTTTTTGGATTCCATAGGAAGGACCTCTCGGAGTTCGTTTTAGGACTCACAAGCTTGTTTGTGATAGTTAATAGTGTGTGCTCCTTCCAGATCTACGGTATGCCAATGTTTGATGATATAGAGTCCCAGTACACAAGGAGGATGAAGCAGCCATGTCCATGGTGGCTCCGTGCCATTCTGCgagttttatttggtttctccTGCTTCTTCGTCGCTGTGGCCATCCCTTTCTTGGGAAGCCTTGGTGGTCTCATTGGAGGTGTCTCATTGCCAGTAACTTTGGCTTATCCATGTTTCATGTGGCTCAAGATTAAGAAGCCAAAGATTTATTCTCCAATTTGGTTCCTCAATTGGGTGCTTGGAATTGGTGGAATGCTTTTAAGTGTGGTTCTGAGTGTTGCTGGAGTTTACGTGATTATACAAACTGGTATCCATGCCAATTTCTTCAAGCCTCAGTGA
- the LOC107427307 gene encoding auxin-responsive protein SAUR68, with the protein MIMIIISATKLIKMASKWQKLAAIGQKRIVRRVGLVAEKGHFVVYSGDGRRFVLPLEYLNDDIFRELLRIAEEEFGLPRDGPITLPCDAIQLECIVASIRQRNSEDSDKVLVLSKASGRCSSFSYSHQETISRQLRLICSF; encoded by the coding sequence atgatcatgatcatAATCAGTGCGACTAAGCTCATAAAAATGGCAAGCAAGTGGCAGAAACTGGCTGCCATTGGACAGAAAAGAATCGTCCGAAGAGTAGGTTTGGTAGCTGAAAAGGGTCACTTCGTTGTGTATTCAGGTGATGGTAGACGGTTTGTTCTTCCGTTGGAGTATCTCAACGATGACATCTTCAGGGAGCTTCTTAGGATAGCTGAAGAAGAGTTCGGTTTGCCAAGAGATGGTCCTATTACGTTGCCATGTGATGCAATTCAATTGGAATGTATAGTCGCTTCGATCCGACAACGAAATTCTGAAGATTCGGACAAGGTGTTGGTATTATCCAAAGCTAGTGGTCGTTGTTCGTCGTTTTCTTATTCACATCAAGAAACAATCAGCCGACAGCTGCGGTTAATATGCAGTTTCTAA
- the LOC125419734 gene encoding putative cytochrome c biosynthesis ccmC-like mitochondrial protein — protein MSVSLLQPSFLMSKTRSYAQILIGSRLFLTAMAIHLSLRVAPLDLQQGGNSRIPYVHVPAARMSILVYIATAINTFFFRLTKHPLFLRSSGTGTEMGAFFTLFTLVTGGFRGRPMWGTFWVWDARLTSVFISFLIYLGALHFQKLPVEPASISIRAGPIDIPIIKSSVNWWNTSHQPGSISRSGTSIHVPMPIPILSNFANSPFSTRILFVLETRLPIPSFPESPLTEEIEAREGIPKPSSLAEYLCIHG, from the coding sequence ATGTCCGTTTCGTTATTACAACCTTCTTTTTTGATGTCAAAGACCAGAAGCTACGCGCAAATTCTCATTGGATCTCGGTTGTTCTTAACAGCGATGGCTATTCATTTAAGTCTTCGGGTAGCACCACTAGATCTTCAACAAGGTGGAAATTCTCGTATTCCGTATGTACATGTTCCTGCGGCTCGGATGAGTATTCTTGTTTATATCGCTACGGCTATAAACACTTTCTTTTTCCGATTAACAAAACATCCCCTTTTTCTTCGCTCTTCCGGAACCGGTACAGAAATGGGTGCTTTTTTTACGTTGTTTACCTTAGTTACTGGGGGGTTTCGGGGAAGACCTATGTGGGGCACCTTTTGGGTGTGGGATGCTCGTTTAACCTCTGTATTCATCTCGTTCCTTATTTACCTGGGTGCACTGCATTTTCAAAAGCTTCCTGTCGAACCGGCTTCTATTTCAATCCGTGCTGGACCGATCGATATACCAATAATAAAGTCTTCAGTCAACTGGTGGAATACATCGCATCAACCTGGGAGCATTAGCCGATCTGGTACATCAATACATGTTCCTATGCCCATTCCAATCTTGTCTAACTTTGCTAACTCCCCCTTCTCAACCCGTATCTTGTTTGTTCTGGAAACACGTCTTCCTATTCCATCTTTTCCCGAATCTCCTTTAACGGAAGAAATAGAAGCTCGAGAAGGAATACCAAAACCTAGTTCACTCGCGGAGTATCTTTGCATCCATGGCTGA